A genomic segment from Trueperaceae bacterium encodes:
- a CDS encoding DUF4255 domain-containing protein, translating to MSNALAIAATTLTLQSLLTRATPNVTVQPPDRARDAGGGDQLNLFLYQASANGALRNAEMPGLVRTGEVGHPPLPLVLNYLITAYADDEARGHAVLGGAMGVLHDHMLLGADEIRNATTALLPDSDLHDQLERVRITLMPLGLEELTKLWSGFQTQFRLSVGYEVSVVLIESTRRRRSPLPVLRRGPEDRGPEVMAARAPALTGVRAPGGMPGAPLGSTLTLLGSGLTHEHAVVVFRHPRLEAPIEVAPGQAAREGELPVTLPGDAEAGHLWPPGFYTVSLRLAPPGLPAWSSNEVPFALVPTVTLSPATAPPGDLTLTVLCRPRLHDEQRALLLFGDRQVEPVSVTTPAQPDQPTSLEFHLGALVQGEYLVRLRVDGVDSQPVVSSGTPPTLQFDPGQRVVIS from the coding sequence ATGAGCAACGCCCTCGCCATCGCCGCCACCACCCTGACGCTGCAGAGCCTGCTGACGCGGGCGACGCCCAACGTCACGGTCCAGCCGCCCGACAGGGCCAGGGACGCGGGGGGCGGCGACCAGCTCAACCTGTTCCTGTACCAGGCCAGCGCCAACGGCGCCCTGCGCAACGCCGAGATGCCCGGTCTGGTGCGCACCGGCGAGGTCGGGCACCCGCCGCTGCCTCTCGTCCTCAACTACCTCATCACCGCCTACGCCGACGACGAGGCGCGCGGCCACGCCGTGCTCGGCGGCGCGATGGGCGTCCTGCACGACCACATGCTGTTGGGGGCCGACGAGATCCGCAACGCCACCACCGCCCTGCTGCCCGACAGCGACCTCCACGACCAGCTCGAGAGGGTCCGCATCACGCTCATGCCGCTGGGGCTGGAGGAGCTGACGAAGCTCTGGAGCGGCTTCCAGACGCAGTTCCGCCTCTCCGTCGGCTACGAGGTGTCGGTCGTGCTGATCGAGAGCACGCGCCGGAGACGCTCGCCCCTGCCTGTGCTCCGCCGCGGGCCGGAGGACCGCGGACCGGAGGTCATGGCCGCGCGCGCGCCCGCGCTCACCGGCGTCCGCGCTCCCGGCGGGATGCCGGGCGCACCGCTCGGCAGCACCCTCACGCTCCTGGGGTCCGGGCTGACCCACGAACACGCCGTCGTGGTCTTCCGGCATCCTCGCCTGGAAGCGCCCATCGAGGTAGCCCCAGGACAGGCGGCCAGGGAGGGCGAGCTGCCGGTGACCCTGCCCGGCGACGCCGAGGCGGGACACCTCTGGCCGCCCGGCTTCTACACGGTGTCGCTGCGCCTCGCACCGCCCGGCCTGCCCGCCTGGTCCAGCAACGAGGTGCCTTTCGCGCTGGTCCCCACCGTCACGCTCTCCCCCGCGACGGCACCGCCCGGCGACCTCACGCTGACGGTCCTCTGTCGGCCTCGCCTGCACGACGAGCAGCGCGCGCTGCTGTTGTTCGGGGACCGGCAGGTCGAGCCGGTCAGCGTGACCACGCCGGCCCAGCCGGACCAGCCGACCAGCCTGGAGTTCCACCTGGGCGCCCTGGTGCAGGGCGAGTACCTGGTGCGGCTCCGCGTCGACGGGGTCGACAGCCAGCCCGTCGTCAGCAGCGGCACGCCCCCGACCCTCCAGTTCGACCCCGGACAGCGAGTGGTGATCTCGTGA
- a CDS encoding phage tail protein, with protein sequence MAQFSVNPLRFDPYKNFKFRVKWDGRYVAGVSKVSALRRTTEVVTHREGGDPSTSRKSPGRSEYEAITLERGVTHDTEFEKWSNKVWNFGSGLGAETSLRDFRKDIILELMNEAGQVAIAYKIYRCWVSEFQAVPELDANANVVAIQTLKLENEGWERDYEVVEPTEPTFTEPPQ encoded by the coding sequence ATGGCACAGTTCAGCGTCAACCCGTTGCGCTTCGACCCCTACAAGAACTTCAAGTTCCGCGTGAAGTGGGACGGTCGGTACGTCGCCGGCGTCAGCAAGGTCAGCGCCCTCAGGAGGACGACCGAGGTCGTCACCCACCGCGAGGGCGGCGACCCCAGCACCAGCCGCAAGTCGCCGGGCCGCAGCGAGTACGAGGCGATCACCCTGGAACGCGGCGTGACCCACGACACGGAGTTCGAGAAGTGGTCGAACAAGGTCTGGAACTTCGGCTCGGGCCTGGGCGCCGAGACCTCGCTGCGGGACTTCCGCAAGGACATCATCCTCGAGCTGATGAACGAGGCCGGCCAGGTCGCGATCGCCTACAAGATCTACCGCTGCTGGGTGTCCGAGTTCCAGGCCGTGCCGGAGCTCGACGCGAACGCCAACGTCGTGGCCATCCAGACCCTCAAGCTCGAGAACGAGGGCTGGGAGCGCGACTACGAGGTGGTCGAGCCGACCGAGCCGACGTTCACCGAGCCGCCTCAATAG